The Aedes aegypti strain LVP_AGWG chromosome 1, AaegL5.0 Primary Assembly, whole genome shotgun sequence sequence TGGACCGCAAGAGATGTAGCCTACATCAACTTTGTAGGAGATATCTTCCTCCGGATGCTGAAAGCACTGATCCTGCCTCTTATTGTTACATCCCTCATCGCTGCTGTCGGTTCCCTAGATTTGTCGCTTTCGGGAAAAATCGGAGGTCGAGCTGTCCTGTACTACGTGATAACAACGGTAATGGCAGTTATTTTGGGAATTGTACTCGTCGTAACCATTCAACCGGGCAAAGGAGCCGAAGAGACCAGTGGCGCTGTAAAAGGGGAAGTACGAAACGTTACAACAGCTGACACTTTGCTGGACTTGGTACGAAACATGTTTCCACCGAACCTGGTCCAAGCTTGCCTACAGCAATATCAAACTGTTCTGACACCTCCCAAAAGTAACCCGGTGGAAACAGATCTGATCCTTTGGTCTGTTGGCGGTAAATTTGTCGATGGAATGAACATCATTGGTCTGGTGGTGGCATCTATTGTATTCGGAATAGCACTTGGGGCACTGAAAGAAGATGTTCAGCTAGTACTGAAGTTCTTTCAACAGTTGTCACATACCATCATGAAAGTTACAGGATGGGTTATATGGTAAGTTATGAAACTTTACAAGAATCTTATTGTAGTGTAActgtgaaattgattatttttaggTTGTCGCCCATCGGAGTGTTGTTTTTGATTACTGCCAAACTGTTGGAAATGGAAGATCTAGGAGCCGTCTTCGGTAAACTAGGTCTATACTTTGCCGTAGTTGCTGGTGGAATTGTATTCCACGGATTCGTCATTCTTCCGCTGTTGTTCTTCCTGTTCACTCGTAAAAATCCAGTCAAATTTGTAGCAAACATGGGTCAAGCGATTGCCACCGCCTTCGGAACCTCGTCAAGTTCGGCGACCTTGCCAGTGACTATGCAATGCCTCGAAGACAAAAATCACATCGATCCACGTGTGTCCCGATTTGTGCTACCGATTGGCGCCACTATCAATATGGACGGCACTGCCTTGTACGAAGCTGTGGCCGCCATTTTCATTGCTCAACTCAG is a genomic window containing:
- the LOC5577252 gene encoding excitatory amino acid transporter 1; amino-acid sequence: MRREQLQAFVKENLLTFLTIGGVIVGIVLGIGLREVPAEGEKWTARDVAYINFVGDIFLRMLKALILPLIVTSLIAAVGSLDLSLSGKIGGRAVLYYVITTVMAVILGIVLVVTIQPGKGAEETSGAVKGEVRNVTTADTLLDLVRNMFPPNLVQACLQQYQTVLTPPKSNPVETDLILWSVGGKFVDGMNIIGLVVASIVFGIALGALKEDVQLVLKFFQQLSHTIMKVTGWVIWLSPIGVLFLITAKLLEMEDLGAVFGKLGLYFAVVAGGIVFHGFVILPLLFFLFTRKNPVKFVANMGQAIATAFGTSSSSATLPVTMQCLEDKNHIDPRVSRFVLPIGATINMDGTALYEAVAAIFIAQLRGLSLTFGNIVAISITATAASIGAAGIPQAGLVTLVMVLDTVGLPAEDVSLIIAVDWLLDRFRTVVNVLGDSIGAAIVAHYSQKELTTIPSSEINGKTQRNSLVHSAETVVFEERL